The segment TGACCCTCAAATCCCCAGCAAATGGCCTTTCCATAACCTGCTCGTGGCAGCCCTCAAGAGATTTTATGGCTAACGCCCGGTGACTAGAACGTTAGCAGTATTACAGCACAGGCTCGACAGTATCCCCTGAAGAAGCCTGGCGGCTTCCATTGGgacttcttccttctcggtTGCACAACGTTCATTTCAGGCATCCTCGGATTGCCTATGCCCAACGGCCTTGTACCTCAGGTACGTATACCTCTCGTCATATACAACACAATGAAGGGATATGTTCAAACTGGCTCGTTCTGCTCTCTTTGTAGGCACCTGTTCACACAGACTCGTTGACGGTTTACGAGACCGATCTGGAGATCATCTCGACGTCTGAAGGAGAGGGCACTGAGATACGTCGTTCCGTCGTACGAGCAACGGCCGTGGTAGAACAGCGCGTATCGCACTTCCTGATGGGCTTGGGATTGATTGGAACTATGACGGGCCTCTCTTGGTGATTCTCCACGTCATGCCAGCGGCGGTATTTGCTGGCGTGTTTTTCATTGTCGGGGTAAGTTTCCCACCCAAATCATTAATTGGCTACCTCCCATGTCATTCACCTTGCTAACATATGGTTCAGTGGGGTTCTATTGAATCCAATGGTATCCTTCAGAAGTTGATCTACCTCCAATCCGAAAGACGATTCATACAGCGCGATGATCCCATGCTACGCGTTCGAAGGCGCAAGATCATTCTCTTTATTGGGCTGCAATTGGTTGGTGTCGCGGCATGTGTGGCCGTCTCTCATACGCTCGCAGCCATTGGCTTTCCCATTCTGATCATCCTTTTGATTCCTCTGCGCATCCTACTTGTGCCTCGATGGTTCACGCTCCGGGAGCTTCAGATTTTGGATGACTTCACGGCGACCAACAAAATGGTTCTGGCAAGTCTAGGTGGTAAACCTGTGCTACCAGAGCATTCGAAAGAGGAAGATTGGGGACTTGAGAGGCGACGGAGTGAGGCTCGACATGGTGTACCTCGCCAACGGGCGGGAAGCATCCATCGATAAAATTTTGTCCTGAATGTTTCATCATCACGTTGGGAAGATGCTGGGAGCGTATCGCCATCCAGTGATGGATACTCTACTGTATCAATTACCCCCCTATCAGGTCCTGATacccccggacgaaaaatatacatacatacattCAGGTCCTGATACACGATTTGATGGTTCGTGTCCTTTGGTATTGGGTCCTGGCGGCTGATAGGTGGATGGGTACTCGTCCTTCTAACATGGGACGTGCCCGTCCCAATTACTGTATTCGGTATCGCTCACCTCCGTTGTCGGACTTGCCATCGCGTCGTGTTCAACTACACCTGAAGTCTACAAGCACAACGTCTTAGGTAACAGTCCTCAGTAGTTCCTGGAATGCAGTCGtgctttttctctttccttgTAGATTTGTAGAATTGAAGTCAATGAATGATCTTCGAGGTCGCCCGCGCTTCATGGGTGTTCTCAGCATTGTGGATGTAATAGACCGTGACAGGCAGGATCAGCGCTCATCATATGTCAActcaatcaaatcaatcaaattGTCGAATTCTTCCtttcaatcaaatcaattcCTGCATTTCGAAAGTTGAAATAATTGATATGTTACAAATGTATCATGCGATTGTCTAATATCGAGGCAAAATTTCAGATCTTTCCGGACCACTACCCTATACCAGATAGTTACAGATGGAGGTCTACTTTCTGATAGCGGTGGGTCAGCCCCAAAACTAAGTACCTACTATCGTGTTCTAACGCGTAACCCCACCACGCGTACGCAATCTGGAACGCGTTTCCCAACCATGTCGCGCCACCAAAACAGCCCCTTCGACAtatgcttttttttttttttttttttttgatTTCAACAGCAAAATGTCGAATTCGCCGCTCTCCCCATCGCCAGCTGGCTTTCCGCCAGCAACTTTGACGCCTTGCCCCACACCCTCTTCCGTCTTCTCACGATTATCTCAGCCTAAGACGGTTGCCAAGCAGTTGGAAGAGGCAGCCGTTGCAGCTTTACCTCCTAACCCGACTATTGAAGATCTGCCCAAGATTACCTGGAAGAACCGTCGCTTCATCCAAGAGGATTCGCTGGCTCGAAAAGGTGCAAAGGGCAGGAAGAGCTGGATTAGGTCGCACGGGACCTTCCTTGTCGAACGGAACTATCAGGATCAACCGATAGGTCATGTCTGGTGCTGCAATCGATGTGACATGAAGGGCGCAGCGGAGTTCTTCTCGGTGCAAGCCACGTCTTCCGCAGCAGATCATTTCCGAAAGCATGTACTTGTTCGGTTCAATATTGTTCACAAGATACCCAGCAGCTGACCGACCTGCATAGAGCTCACCGGATCACCCCAGCCAGCCAGTCTAGCGAGCTAAGTGCCGGTGATGACAGTGCCATTGATATTAATTCTGGTGCAACACCTAAAAGGCGCCGGCTTGAACAGAGCGTCATACCAAAAGCGAAAATAAAAGCCATACAACAGACTTGCGTATTGTGATATGCTAATGTGATATCACACTGTGCTAAAGTGCTAAAGTGATATATATCACCATGAATATATATCACACTTTTTTTCAGCTAAGTGTGATATCACGATAGCTAAAATGCTATCGGCCGTGTAGCACCCTCATCTGATAAGATTAGATAATCTTATCTACAGTACTTTGGTTGGATCTACTGCAATGAACTTTTTCAACACCCCCTTGTTCTCGTCACATTTTTAACACAACATAGGATTTTATCATGTATTTAGATTCGCAGAATTCCCCCATAATCTAAATACGAGTTATTAGATTCAATCTTTCTTGCTAAGTTGATCATGCACACGCCCTCCCGTGGGACGTGATAGGATGCCAACCACAGCTTCTTTAGCCTAGGCTGTAGCTCTCTATAGTTTATGCTACAATTCTGAGCGTAGGCTGTAGACCTCAGTATAGGCAGCAGGCCATGGTGCAACCTTTGGTGTATAGGTAGCTAGCATCCATCACACTAAATACACTTCATGTTGGCACCAGTCCTTCACCCTGCCGGATATCTTTGAATTCCGCGGTCTGTGTTGGAGAAGTGGCATGGATGATAGTGTTGCATAGGCAGCCACAGGAAACGGGTGTCGCACGATTACGCGTGAATCGTCAGAACAGTGTTACAGGTCTGTTGCATGGTCAACAGGTCTAGTATCATAGCTTTGCCTCTTTAGCgataagaaggaggagagcaAGAACAACCCTGATGAGAAAGAGACAGAAGACAATCATTCCGATCATCATTAGATTACGAGTTACCTAGTGAGAGCGCGCTGTCTGACGGTCTACTGTCTCGACTCTCAATATATAATTATGATTTCGTCTTCAAAAATTACCACTGATACCCTTAGTCGATCACAGACTAGAGCATCACCCGATGATCTGCCCTTCGAATCATCTAGCTTCGACGTCATTTTCCGCACCACTCATCCAGAGAAGGCCAAACTAGGCCCATCTGGCAAACGAAAGACATCTGGTCGTGTTATGTATGAATGCCTTCATTGTCCCCCAGATAGTCCATGGTCAAATGGAAAGCGTGGCAATGCCATTTACCACGCGAAAAGGAAACATGCCTCTATTCTTCAGACGGAGGCCAGTACCGTAGACGAGCACGACTCGGATATTATTACCCGGCCATCAAAGCAGCCGCGGATGGACAGTTTTTTTCCGAGTCGGCCATCAGATACCACTTTACGCCGCGTCTTTAACCGACAGCAATATATAGAATCGATTGTCGGTCTTCTTACACGCCGTCGTTGACCATTCTCCGCGGTGAAATGGGATGAGATGCAGGATATCATATTGGCATGCAATCCGGCTATTgagatcttctcctcacgTCCCGCGACGCAGCTATGCGTCATATTACCACTACCTTCGACTTATACTGATCTTAATTGAAAGCAAAGCTTCAGGCGTCCATATCGAAGATCCATCTCTCGACCGATCTCTGGACATCGCCTCATCGGCATGGCATTTTAGCAGTATGCGTTAGATTGGTTGATAATGGCTATCGACTTCAAAAGGCCCTGCTAGCTATGCCCGAATGCCGATACAGCCACAGTGGCAAACGCCAAGCAACTCTAATGGCGGAAGCAATCGAAGAATACGGTATTGCGAAGCAAATCGGCTATCATACCGGCGATAATGCTACTTCAAACGATACCTGTTTAAAGCATCTCTCTCAAATGCTACAGGATAAATACGGTGTATATGATTTAGAACGTTGATTGATAGGTAGTTGGTTAACTGAGTCTAGATATCTTTCCATCCCAACCAGCGCCGAATCCGATGCATCGCTCATATCATAAATCTCTCCCTTCAGGCCTTTCTCCTTGCGTCCTCGAAAGAAGCTTTACGCGCAGCACTTGCCGCTGCCAGCGACGTAACCGGCGCCGAGATGTACGAACAGTTCTACTTTACACTCTATGATGTATCCGCCAATGAGCCAACATCGCGGTCTGAAGCTTCGGGACAGCAAGAACAGTCTTTCAGTAAGGTATGGAAGGGAAAGGCTAAAAGGGCCGCTCGGAAGCCCCCCGATTTCAGGGATGACAAATTCAGAGGCTGGCAAACCATCCCGGCGATGCGTAAACTACATAACATTGCAGTCTGGCTTCGAAATTCATCTATCCACAGTGATCTATGGGAGGATCGAGTAAGCTTGCGGCTTGGGATCGATAACGACACCAGATGGAACTCTTGGTATAAGCTGATCGATAATCTTATCCGAAGGCAATCACAGATCAAGCAATTCTTGCTTGATTACGATAAGGAGATCAACGATAATATCCTCAACTCATCAGATTGGGATTACCTTGAAAGAACACATAGATTTCTCCACCCATTCGCGTCGGCAACTTTATGGGCTGAGGGTAAGAACTCTACATTGTCGCAAATATTGACAATTATGGATGGTTTATTACGCCACTATGAAAAGAACAAGGTATGCTGTCACTTGATAGGCTCTAAACCCTAACTTGGCTAATTATCCAATCTAGGAACATTACTCGAAGCCGGAGACGTTTGATCGCCGTATCCTTCATTCAATTGAGATGGGCTGGTTCATTCTCGACAAGTATTATACTATGACCGAAGATACGCCTGTTTATGCTGCcgccctccttcttgatgccTCAAAGCGAATCAGGTACATTGAGCGCCACTGGCCAGAGTCATGGCACGAGAACGCCATTGCTGGTGTCCGTACAATTTGGGAAGAGTACAAAACTCAGCCTGAGACTGGACCTGCAGAGTCGGTTGATGAGGTATCTGCTTCGCAAAAGCGGCAGCCGAATGAGTGGGACGCTCTACTTGAAGAGTTGGAAGTCACCGAGGATCTGGGTGATAGTATGGACGATCTTGAAGACTTTATAAAGGCAACACCCATCAAAATAAGTGGGTCACCACTTCAATGGTGGTGTCATAAGGGCCAGCGGAAGACTTATCCTCAGCTAAGTCGAATGGCTATTGATATCCTCTCGATCGCGCCTGAATCAGCTGATCCGGAATCTGCTTTCTCTGGTGGTCGACGCACTCTCTCCTGGGATAGAGAACGAATGACCTGCGAGAatcttgagaaggttgaATGTATAGGCAACTGGCTGCGTGAAGGGCATATCCAGAAGACTGTTCATGGTGGTATGGGTGTAATTACTGATACGGGTTTTGATAGTGGCGGCGGTGAAGACTCCGATGTTAATTTTGATTGATTTGCGGATATCTGACAGTATAGGTTCTGAAGTGCTATAGGGATATCAATTGTGCTAAAGTGCTATATTGATACCAATCGTGCTACAGTGCTATAGTGATACCAATCGTGCTACAGTGCTATAGGGATATCAATTGTGCTAAAGTGCTAGGGTGATATTCTAGCACACTTTTTGCGAATATGTGAATATGAATATGAATATCACTTTAGCGCGTGATATCACAATACGCAAGTCTGTCGGCAAGATTCTCACCACTGTGGATACCTAGCTGACGGCGTAGAGCGAGCAGCCTGGATTGTTGGTTCCCGAATTTGTCGATGAAGTGTGCAAAAACTGCCATTATCGCAAGACGGTTCGGTGATGTCCAGAGATCAAAGCTGATGTGTATTTTTGTTAGGGCGCTGCCTAGCTCCGCTTTGATGATATCCGCCTTAGACTCGAAGATCTTCTGTAGCTCTCTGGTAATAGAACTGCTACTCCAAGGAATTTGGAGTGCTAGTTCATGGTCGAACTGATAGAAGAGCTCCTTTAGAAACTTGTGCTCGAATATTGTGAAGGGCACATCACTGTCAATGACGAACCCAACACTAAGTTCTTGTACAGCTTTGACCTTTGCCCTTGGTATTATGCTCTGGTCAAGCCGTGGTCGTTTGGGGGTTGCATGGGACTGGAGATCGATCGCGCTATCGTCGCTGGGGCTTGATTGACTCGCTGGGGTGATCCGATGGGCTCTGTGCAAGTCAGTATATGGGATATGTTGGTATAGAGGACGGATCCATACTTGCGAAGATGATCTGCTGCGGAAGATGTCGCTTGTACTGAGAAGAATTCTGGCCGACCCTTCGTGTCGCATCGGCTGCAGCACCACACATGACCGATGGGCTGATCCTGGTGATTCAATTCAATGGAGAACATGCCGTGCGATCTGATCCAACTTTTTCTGCCTTTTGCACCTTTCCGAGCTAGCGAATCTTCTTGAACGAAGCGGCGGTTCTTCCAGACGACCTTCGGTAGATCCTCAATAGTCGGGTTAGGGGGCAGCTCCCCGACCGAAGCCTCCTCGAGCTGCTTGGCCACGGTCCTTGGTTGAGACAGTCGCGAGAACGCAGAGGGAAAAAGTGGCGTGGGGCAAGGCGTCGAAATCACCGGCGAGCCTTTCGCAGGTGTAGAGGGTGGTGGCAAGTCTGGCATCTTGTCGCTGGTGCCATGTCTTGTTGACAGCGAAATTGACGCGCCGGGGTAGGGTGCAGAGGGAGCGCGTCATCCTGCCGAGGGTTGGTGTGCGTTAGGCGGCGATAGCAGGTACCAACGAGGCTACGGCTTCATATAGGGCTAAGAAGTATCGCCTATCTGTGGCCATCTTGTACAGGGTAGGACTGGGCGGAGGGCACGTCCAGGTTTAATCTTTTTGGGCAGTTCAGATGCAGCATGGCATATATCAACTTTATCAAATCATGTCAACTTACAAATCACTGgaattgatttgattgagGCAAGGAATTGACTAAGttgattgatttgattggggtgattgattgattgagttgatttATGATGAGCGCTGTGCGTAGAGGCCCTTGATAAAATACAATCTTACCGGACCTTCGGAACCGACTCGCACGTCTTGAATACCCGATTCAAAGCCGCTAGAGCTCGCTTCGAGCGATGGGGTCCAGGCGTGGGCATCGAGCAGGGCCGACTGAAGCATTCTCATCACCCAGCCCTGGATGATAAAGCCGTTTCCGATGCAGTAGCCGAATTATTACATATCATCGTCGAGGCGATTTGCGATGCTGGCAATGTACCTCCCCGTCGAGCTCGGGGTACAGGCTTGGACAACAAGGACTCAGTAGAGCGGGGCCGACCGACGGCCCGCAACACAATACACGAGTCGAAGACGAATAAGATGTCATGGGCGTTATGGGGTAAGGGAAAGCGTACAGAGCAAGTTGAGATATTCGAAAAACTGGTCCAACAACTGCATAATCTGGTGCCCCCGAGTATGGGGAATAATCCATGGCCAGCGCAAAATCCAGACGCTGGCCACACTGATACACTCACTCGAGGTATGAGCTACGTTGCGCTACGGGACAGGCTGCGTCTGACTAAAAGTAGAAGCTGATCCAGGCCACGGATGGTACGATGAGATTCGTCGCGTCTTGGAACGAATTAAGGAGGAGGTTAGAGGTAAGGTGGTCCCGCATCCGTGCTCATCGGCTTTGCACTAACGCTACGTAGCCGAAGCGCGCCGTCAAGAAGTTCGTGCCTGGCTTAGCAGTTGCCCTCCTGAGGAGCGCTACCATGACTCCCTTCAGAAAAAACTCCCAGGTGTTGAATACTGGTGAAAATGAGACCGGCTAACCGGATGACCGAACTACCGGTCAGAGAGCTGTCTCAGCACTGTAATAACCTCTTAGATAGGTCATTACTGAACAGATAGAAATAGGGTTCCAACCCAACTATCAGAGAGAGAGCAACACACACAATAGACCCCTATATCTGACACCAGGTACCTGCAATTGGATTTTTGACCGCACTGTGTTTAGCCGCTGGTTAGCCGGAGGATCCACAAACCGAAAACTCCTATGGGTCGATGGGCATGCGGGGTTTGGAAAGACGATTTAgtatattaggcttaattaatataaaaaagttttattaatacctagtaagctagaatttataaaagtgctaatgaatatattttatatactaaggGTAATGTATAAGAactattagtataattaGATCTTAGTAATCCTAGATTACAGCAGGTCCtagaatattataatcctatCTTATAAGGTAATCTAGTTCTAATTGGTTCTTGGCTATTGGTGGGTCTACGTCTTGCATAAGCCttttgtggggtacacgtgacgtaaccgctaggGTCGTAACACTGGACCATAGTGTTTAGGCATTGGTCCTTCTCTGATTGGTTGGGTGCCTAAGGATCGAAATGCTGAGATTCGGTCCTTGGGTAATTGGTGGTGATGTAAGCGAAAGATGTAGGTACTACAGAAAAGGATGACGGGGTCGTAACACTATACTAACAGGGCCTTATATCCCAGGCTACTAAGGCATGCGGACAGATCTAGACACGCTTCGCCTGCATCTCGCTTCTGCCATGTCTTTTCTATAATGTCGAACGCTGCCTGTATAGTACCAAAGGCGTTGAAACCACGTACCAAGGCCATTATTTCACAAATGGCTGGCCTTTGCTCTTTGCTGGCATAGATGCCGGCTACACAAAGCGGCCAGGCAAGCCACCGCAGCCATGGAGACGAAGTGATGGCGCCAAAAGACTGGATTGTCTGCTCCACGCTTATCTCAAGCTCGGAGGTCTCCGTGCTGCTGACTAGCTTAACAGAAAGAAGATACGTGCGAGCTACATGAATCCAGATTCGCGTCA is part of the Fusarium oxysporum Fo47 chromosome VII, complete sequence genome and harbors:
- a CDS encoding prion-inhibition and propagation-domain-containing protein, translated to CVEALDKIQSYRTFGTDSHVLNTRFKAARARFERWGPGVGIEQGRLKHSHHPALDDKAVSDAVAELLHIIVEAICDAGNVPPRRARGTGLDNKDSVERGRPTARNTIHESKTNKMSWALWGKGKRTEQVEIFEKLVQQLHNLVPPSMGNNPWPAQNPDAGHTDTLTRGMSYVALRDRLRLTKSRS